CGCTGTTTTCCTCGACAACCTTGGACAGCTCCGCTCGCTCGCTTTACGTTACACAGGCAACGCTTTCTAGGCAAGGGGAAACACGGTAGTCATGGTACTGCAATCACTTAACTCAGTGGGCTTCATCAGGAGTTTCAGAGACTAGGACTGAAGATCAGCATTGATTCGGGGAACCCAAAACACCCCAACAGTCTAATAATAAACaacacttttcattaaaaaaaaatcatcctggcAACAATCCCTTAACCCGGATAAATaggtattagccccattttacagataaggaaactcgggcaaagagaatttttttttccaaattgtgGCCTCGTTTCCATGGGTTCAACTTGAGTTTACAAAATTGGCATTCACACTTGCTTTGTATGCAAAATCAGGATTCTTGCTCTACTGAGTAGGGCTACAAATCACATAGTTACAGGTGCATGTAGTTTACTTTGTGTTTACAATACAATAGAGGGTTTAGACAGCACCCACAAAAGCATGATTGTTTTATGTTGCAGAAGTCTTGTAAGTCTACCATTCTTTTCTGATTCCTACCCCAAAGGCATACGCCCTAGCATAGCTTCAGGAGTTCTGGTAACAAGTATCTGCTCAAGTTTTAAGTCCAGATTGCTCACCGAGGCTCTATAAATGGTGGTAGTCTATATATTATAGGTGAAGCAGTTAGTGATGCTTTCAGTTAAAGTTGTCCAACACCTTCtcagaccttgttttcagttgctcataaatGTATTAAGCTTTGGGGTTAAAAGAAAAGAACAGTACACCAGGCCAAGTTATGACCCTGTGAAAAtttcagttcacacatgctcagacttaaaagtttggcagctaaatacttagggccggtgcaaccatggAGGagacaccattttctttggccACAACcgcggcagccggatcttcggctgccccagttGCAGCCAGCATTTAGGCAAAGGAAgatggagcagggagggctgcctgcagcaagtggcggggggagggtggcacgcaggggaactcccggccccagctcaccccaccccgcgtcctccccgagcacgccatggcagcttcacttctcctgcctcccaggcttgcaacgccaatcagcttaggcgctgcaagtcTGGGaaacgggagaagtgaagcagggacggtgtgcttggggtgctcatgctcgtgcacggagcaggggtgagctggggcagggggtgcctcagggtagggagctgccacggggaggGGGTGCTTCACGGCTGCgggcatggggagagggagggcgcaaggtggaagtttcgcctagggtgtgaaacatccttgcaccagccctgtaaaTACTCAGAGGATTCCATCTATGCTCAGTTTACTCCATCCTGCAGGAGCCAAGCAGGAGTTAGCCTGGAATTGCTCCTCCTAACAGCTAAGCACTGCTATAGCACAGGGCACAAGAACTGAAAGCAGAGAAATTATTTTTCCTGTGCTCCCACTGCCAATCTGCTGAGCCCAGGAAGCAAGGAAACAGCCTGACCTGAATTCAGAGCTGTGAGGAGCCTTTCCTGGGAGTAGGGTCATGGGGAAGGCTGGGCCATCCCTAGGGGAGTGCAGAGCCCGTGGCAGAAGTTGTGGATTCATCTCTTCCAGGACCCACTGCACTGGCCCATCGCACTGGCCCGTGGGGCCACCCAAAGCAAGGGGCCTAGAGCAATTGCCCCGATCtgccctacccaagggacagctctgGGTGTAGGAAGGACTGACTCTTCTGCCCCTGTAACCACTAGAAcacactgccttcagaactggactggaactcagctttcctgagtctcaacattcctctgctgtcagtaaATAACTGTGAAACTCGGTGGAAAAATGTTGCTCTCATCGCCCTCTAGTGACTGGCCCACACAGAGGATAATAGCCTACTGCTGCTAGCATTACTCTTATCTCATCAAGCAGTGGTCTGTACTGTGGCACTCAAGGTTCCAACCCTGCCACAGAATCATATGGATGTTACTATGATGGAATTTCTATTTGCTTCATTAAAAACCCAGGAAGttacataaaaaaaacaaacaaaccccacccACCTGAAaccctacattaaaagaacatcaaggatgcaaagtcaagctcctaaaagttaaaaaataccagaattaagattgcctgcgCAATCTTCATTCAGAGTCCCTGTGCTTCTGCATTAcaataatctttaattacatataTTCTCCACCCCTTCTTTCTGTTGTATTTATGTTAAGTTTGTTTGAGGGGAGTGGGGAAAATCACTGGAGTTTTAAGCTGAGGTAGATGCCTCTGCAGATTTTTTCTTGacatctctctcttctcccatctACCCTTTGTCCCTACGTAGTAACACAAATTGCCATACTAGGTCACACTGTAGTCCATCTAGTTGAGTACCCtatttctgacagtggtcagtacaGATATTTTGTAACTTTGCAGGAGGATACAAGAAATCTGATAGAGGGATGTGATGGATTACCTTCCCTCAAGTGAACTTTTGCCTGCTCCCCTCAATTATCAGTTTTTGTTTTAGCCTAATATGACTGTGGTCTGTTATTCCAAATTaatgtcaatttttttcttgAATTCTACTAGGTTCTTTAACTCAGCTCTAGTGCTAATCCATTCCCCATACTGGTTATGCATTACATAAGTGTATTTCGTTTCCTTAATTTGAAAATTAGCTGCCTTTATTTCATGTGTCTTCTTGGTTCTTACATTATGAAAAAATGTAAGTAGAAATACCCTTTGTTCTGTACATTTATCCACTCAAATTTCCCCCATCCAAACCAATccctttctttttccccctctgatTCTTGCCTCTATTGCTAGAGCATTGCTTCACCACCACTGAATCAGGTATTTCATGGTGTCCCCCTGGAGATCTGCTCCTTACCCTGTGGAGGAGCATGTTGATTAGCAAAGAGCATATGCTGGGGCATAAACAGGAATGTGAGCAATGTGCGTCTAGAGAGCAGGAGTGATTGAAGGATATAGGTAGGCGGCATCATATGACCTGGGGAAGTGAAAGCAGCCCTGGTCATTTTTACACATCCTACAAAATCATGGAAGACCAGCCTTTGGTTTCTGTAAATTAGTAAACTATCTGCTGCTGGTGGGTGTTCAGCGGATGCCTGCTACAGGCTAAATACACCCTACATTCTCTCATGGAGATTTTACCTCTGGACTTAATGCTTTCTGTGTATGACAAACCCCTCCCCACAACTCTTACCTGTGTAGGCTCTTTCCCCAAAATTAGCAGTAGTAGGAGACTCCTTACATTGCACACGCTGATCATACATAACACTTTGCCATTTTTACACAGTCATGGGCACTAGCACATAAATATCTACAAAACAAATCAACATTTAGGCTGCCattataaatattcatttttgtctctttactgtttttttttttctggtggttactagaaaacaaattttaaaagctcCTGCACCAGTGTATTTTAACAAATCCTGACAAAAAGATtacttctgaagattgttttaACTGCTTacctatttaatgtttttaagattTAATATTCCTAACATTTACATTAGAAAAATCAGTGACTTACTTTCAGTTAAAAATTAATGGAAACTGGTTGCAGTGATTTGACAGAAACTCTAAATTGGAGATTTGACTCCTTTTTCTACTCTTTTGTGAAGAGCAATAAGCCAAGTTCTGCCCTCAGTTGTATCCACACAACCCCACTGATTatctcctcttttttaaaaaagagagacaatTATAATGTTACGGGTGTAAAGCAGCATAAATAGAAAGAGTGCACCCACTATCTGTTGTGTCAAGTTGTTTTTCAGAACCTTACATATATCCCTGTTTACAGTGGAATATTCGCTCAAGGGAAATAGTCGCAGATAGCGAGCATTAGACTGAGACTAGATAAAGCACCTGAGAGCATACTAGAGGGAATAGTTCTGCACTTTCAGGAAAATGAACAAGATAGGTCTGGGGTCTGCAGGCTTGCTAGAATTCTGTGAGAAATCGTCTGTAtaagttttcattttcagatatGAGGgaaaagtggtctgattttcaaaagtgccaaatcCCACTAAAGTCATTGGTAGCTGAAAGTACCACCACCTTTGAAAAGTCAAGCCAACATTCTTTAATGAAGTTCTGTATGTAGTAATGGGTTATTCTGTCAGAGTGGATCTGCACTAACTCCATTGCCATTACCAAGATCACAATCTAGCCCACAGTTATTTATTACACTGCAAAGAGCAGGAATGTTTTACATTAGAGCTAAACTGAATTGCATTGTTACCTGCTGTGTATATTGTACTGTACAAGTACTCAAAGTAAAACACTTGTTTCCTAATATAGTGACTGAAGCAAGTAATGTCACAGTTTTTTCATGGTTGGTATTGTTTTATTGTTCAATAATACTGATTAAAATATTTACACTCCTACTTTTAAATCCACAGTTTAGCACTCATACCTATGGCTTTAATTCTTTTTTAGCACAAGATCTTTATGTCAAGTGTCAGagaaaatttcatttcaaaacaggAACCTGATATATCATACAcacattttctctgtttttaaatgcattcatttttaatttgaagTGGTAAGATGGTACAATCTTTCAGCCGCTCCACTTACCGTGGATTCAGCTGATTTTTTCCTATTGTAAGTGGCTCTTTCAACAATCGTCATAATGTGTAATTTGCTCCATTCTACCCCCATCTAAATTCAAAGCAAGAGCCGGTAGCTGACAATTATAAGATAAATATAAAGCACTATAGCATTATCTACATTGCCTTTTACTGCActagcttcttaaacattctagGAGCTTTGTGGAAGTTTAGTCAATTCTGAAAAGGCACACGACTTTTTGCACTCCAAGAACTTTAGTGACAACACTTGTTACCATCAGTCTGGCATTTTCAAACTGGACTgaaagaaggctgttgatattaggaaaaagtataTTGAGAATTGCTGCTATTGCTGCTGGATGACAAACATCTGTGTGTTTTCTAAGTGGGTCAATCATCTGTCCTTAAATATCAACGTATACATCAGAATCCCCATATTCTAGCATtttgccatctctctctctctctctctctctctctcacacacacacacacacacacgcacacacacacacacacaaataaatcctCTGCAAGTATATATCAAGGGCTTGTAAATGAGAGGGGTGAAGTCTCTCATTGACAACAACTGCACACATATGGGGCAAATGACTGTCTATTCAACCGAGTATTACACTTCTCATAAAGCTGCCAATCTCTGGGATAGTTTTTGCTCCGTGGCATTACATGAAAGGGGAAAAGTTCTTTTTAAAGTACAATAGGATGATTTTAATTGTATATGAAATATCCTAAATTTGGTCCACCTTCTGGTTTCCTAAGGACAGCGATGGAGAGCTGGAGAGCCGACCACTGTTGGTACAAAAATCAATGtagaaattaacaaaaataatttggtATTTCATCCCTAAACCTGCACAGTACAGTCATTTGTCCTAATCATCCACTTGCTCATCTTGTGTGTCCACTATTTGTTGAGTTTTTAAATCTTCAGCTTGTTCATGATCTTCTTTAACTGTCTCCACATCACCTATTTCACAAGTTTCGTTCTCTAACTCTCCCTGATTAATGTTTTCAGACTCCACTTGTTCTAGATCTGTTTCATCTATAAGTTCTGCCTGTACCTCTTCCATTTGTATCTGATTTACATGTTCAACATGTAGCTCCTCCATCTGTACATCAGCACCTTGTTCAGTCTGAATGTGTTCCACTTCTACATAACTGATCTGTACCTGTTCTTGTAGATCATCCATCTGTTCACTTTTCATGTGATTATCTTGAATCAGATCCGGATGCATCTGTTCCACAGTTACTTGTGCTGGATCCACTTGTACCTGAATTACTGGTAGTACATGGACTTGCTCCACTTGTTCTATAATAGTCATTGATGTCACTGGTTCAGTTTCCACAGCTTCCACTGGAAGAACCTCCTCTGTCACTATTCGTTCTGAAATGTTATGAATGTCTCTGAGATGCCTTCTCAGTTCGCTGCCTTGCATGAACCACAAATCACATAAGGTACAATGGTTGGGTTTGTCACCAGTGTGTATTACCAAGTGATCTTTAAATTGATCCCAGCTGTTAAATACACTATTACATACCTGAAACAACAAGATGTAATATGTTAAATAATGCTAATAAAAACCTGATAAAGTAAGGCACATTGTATATTCTGGATCAAGCTTACGGACTGTTACCATGTAGTTTCTTGCTATTATGATTGAACAAGTTACATGGACATCAGCCAAAAAAATCCAGgttgttaaaacaaaaaactggCAGAACTCGGGGTTAAGTCTAgtacctgaattttttttaagtgattatatttCAAGTTGACAGTGCCTCTCTAATTCTGGCCTTGTGCATATACATAAAGATGCAGACAACCTTGGCATTTATGGATTGGTACTGTGTTTTTAATGTTCCCCAGTTTAACAAAAATATACAATTCTTATATTGAATCCCACCTCCCCCTTCAAAGATCTTATGATAGAGCTCTGGTTATCTGGTTTATAATACTGCATGAAGAAATGATACGTACAAATGTTATGTGTGAAAGTTACGAAACAGATAGACCGAGCATGTTGCACTTTTTCTAAAATGATAttacaggcagggctggcagcaTTATTAAGGTTGTCCAATGCTTTGCATCagaagatcctgttttcagttgctcataactttgccaaactttaaccatttgggctgaaattttccatgccaggcaGCTATTGCTGGTTgacttttttggaaaatttcagccaaagtggttcagctgtttccaagaatgcAGCTAGGGAATAGTACGTTGTTTTGCCCAGGTTTAAAAATTCTATcacccccatgctttggagcagggacctgaaatttggcagggggtggCCTGTGTgtcaaggatgtgccttttgtcatcctcatgaaaatctgcccaaatttggccaagttgtaAGACTGGGGGAAAAAGTCACAGATCACCAATGGTCAGTAGAGGCTTCATTTTAATGGCTAAAATCAAAGAAGATTCTATCCTCACTGAGCACACGCAAGCCTCTCACAGCTGCTACAACTGACCAGACTGCACATGCACTATCGCCAGGGCGTCTGAGCCAGCTCTATCCTCTCAACtggaactggctgggcaaggaaactAGGAGGATAAGTCCAAGAGGCAGAGACTGGTACTAGGTAGGGAAAGAGAATGAGACAGGAGCCAGAAGTGaggaagagatggaaaagatgtcGCGTTTGGGGAGGGGAACAGGCACAAGAATCTGTGCATGTCAGAACatactcccctccagagcctggaaagaTATTCAAGATTCTTGAGTCTCATCATTCCCCTGCTATCggcaaatatctgtgaagcacATTGGCAAAGTGTCCCATTCCTATCTCATGCTGGTCTATAtaagaggatgacaacctactacttcTGCTATCAGTTATTCCATTTGTTCAAGAGGCAGAAGTCTGTGCAGTAGATCTAAAGGTTTCAACTCTACTGATGAATCATTCGAGTGTCAACTGATGCTATAtagtggattttttgtttttttcagttactttacaaaacaggaaaatataCATAAAAACTATGCTAAAAGAACATTGTAAAGTGTTGACCAATATATGCTGGTTAGCATATACATGTATGTCATATTATGAATGTGTATTATATCTGCACTTATATAATTAACATTCATTAAGCACAAATAACATTAAGCACAGATTTTATAACAATTATATAGCCTAAATTATCCCATAACACCTTGCATTAGCTGAACTAAGCTTTGGCTTAAGTAGATAGGAAAGTTGTCAGGAGGAGGACATATTCTCACAAGCCACTACTGGAATGCCCCAATGGAAGAGGACAAGACATGTGATTGTTCTACCCTAGTACAAACCTAGGAGGTGCCATCATGCCCATTGATACTTGGAATGCCTATGTTCAGAACAAAGAACTAAGGGTTAGACCACAGTATCAGAAAAAACATGGTTGAGAGTTGATTGGTTAAATCTCATTTCAGATGATGtacatcagtggtgggcaacctgcagcccatcaggttAAGCTGATTGCGGACTGCAAGAcgttttgctgatgttgaccgtccgcaggcgcggccccccacagctcccagtggccacagctcgccattcccggccaatgggagctgtgggaagtggcagccaacatgtccctgtggcccaccacttcctgcagctctcattggccgggaacggcaaaccgtggtcactggaagctgcaggggcctgTGCCTGTAGACAGTCAACGTCAGCAAAATGCCTGATGGCCCGCAAGCAACTtactctgatgggctgcatgcagcctgcaGGTTGCTCAACACTGATGTACACAGTACCTTTTACTTGTAACCATGTAGGGTATAAAAAGATAGCTTCAGAGGTGTAACACTGGGAGCACACCTTCTGTGCAAGATGAATATTACAATGCTGCACAAGATAGCTTCCTGGAGACTGGCATTGTACAGAAACTTTTTCCTGACTAGACTCTGATTGGCTATtagcaataaacctgactgatattggttatttggtctcttgaatatATTTAATAACCAACTAAAGAgtggtcaagcaattgactatTCAAAAAAGTCAAAtactcagaagttaagaaatgccacaATTAAGGTCACACAAGCAATCTTAATTCGGCTCCTTTGTTCAAATGTATTATGACatggtcttta
This genomic interval from Gopherus evgoodei ecotype Sinaloan lineage chromosome 6, rGopEvg1_v1.p, whole genome shotgun sequence contains the following:
- the ZNF131 gene encoding zinc finger protein 131 isoform X3, which translates into the protein MKTHSTESYKCDICNKRYLRESALKQHLTCYHLDEGGASKKQRPGKKIHVCQYCDKQFDHFGHFKEHLRKHTGEKPFECPNCHERFARNSTLKCHLTACQSGAGAKKGRKKLYECQVCNSVFNSWDQFKDHLVIHTGDKPNHCTLCDLWFMQGSELRRHLRDIHNISERIVTEEVLPVEAVETEPVTSMTIIEQVEQVHVLPVIQVQVDPAQVTVEQMHPDLIQDNHMKSEQMDDLQEQVQISYVEVEHIQTEQGADVQMEELHVEHVNQIQMEEVQAELIDETDLEQVESENINQGELENETCEIGDVETVKEDHEQAEDLKTQQIVDTQDEQVDD